The proteins below are encoded in one region of Oncorhynchus kisutch isolate 150728-3 linkage group LG14, Okis_V2, whole genome shotgun sequence:
- the LOC109903648 gene encoding protein shisa-7 isoform X1 has translation MRPRTYKRMFSTSLIFSLVSGLVLSAVTITTERRSSYGGPSGTTLFLLTGFGNKPMPPPPGGPKVAPKAAEMEDAQDGEPKEPETLPKPLPQIKLPQNMTAADALKPPLGAAQVAPPPRRLVDVDVCRAYYDVMGQLDNTFNCSKGTYIYCCGTCHYRYCCDHQRSRLDQKSCNNYKSPGWLDTPPTNPPPPGNRGDPDSEQLQQQSNSTAYVIGGVISVTLVVAVGIKVAFHKISRRPRNRDINMPRALVDILRSQASPVQQGERNNSTVLTTATTGDILGRPPKNLYTPVLQSKDNRIGNLHHNFIQVSGSSPKHSATMERVPRMNNAQLASTGTLLTSKHNNSSSLHLHPQPPFSHSFHNLAQLPPSYEVAMKPEINRYSSLKKLEKDLDDYSGYHTSKRRPNNAPPSFHSSQHHLHWGGDYTLGARGTLPFHSSRPRIHVPTSTPNPYPLPAQSLGYQPAFDKPPRRVMSQDQLLALGEGNTLSRLSKNQQHQYYKAMTKSSTSQTLRKSHERLLVSPDRLEERMGGMGMPGLGGMVGMGGMGDFVGMGVPTMGCLSHKAQSQQNVCVTPSLDRHHMIKMNSHPTSGHELEMSVAGHPAGSWGDPHGHGSGAGVGPGSGAGTIGGHNARRMAFATKRQNTIEQLQYIPGGGGGGGGGQTLRTASKNEVTV, from the exons ATGAGGCCTAGAACCTACAAAAGGATGTTCAGCACCTCCCTCATATTTTCCCTTGTGTCCGGCCTCGTCCTTTCCGCCGTGACCATCACCACAGAGCGCCGCTCATCCTACGGCGGCCCCAGCGGCACCACCCTGTTCCTCCTCACTGGTTTTGGGAACAAACCGATGCCGCCGCCCCCTGGGGGGCCAAAGGTGGCGCCTAAAGCGGCTGAAATGGAGGACGCTCAGGACGGTGAGCCGAAAGAACCCGAAACACTCCCAAAGCCCCTCCCCCAAATCAAGCTCCCTCAGAACATGACGGCAGCTGACGCCCTCAAACCTCCGCTGGGGGCCGCCCAGGTAGCGCCACCCCCACGGCGCCTGGTGGATGTGGACGTGTGTCGGGCCTACTACGACGTCATGGGCCAGTTGGACAACACTTTCAACTGCTCCAAGGGGACCTACATCTACTGCTGCGGCACCTGCCACTACCGCTACTGTTGTGACCACCAGCGTAGCCGCCTGGACCAGAAGTCATGTAACAACTACAAGTCGCCCGGGTGGCTCGACACACCGCCGACGAACCCCCCGCCGCCGGGGAACCGGGGTGACCCAGACTCGGAGCAGCTGCAGCAGCAGAGCAACAGCACGGCGTACGTGATCGGCGGGGTGATCTCCGTCACCCTGGTGGTGGCCGTGGGCATCAAGGTGGCCTTCCACAAGATATCCCGAAGACCCCGGAACAGAGACATCAACATGCCCAG aGCCCTGGTGGACATCCTACGGAGTCAGGCCAGCCCAGTCCAACAGGGGGAGAGGAACAACAGCACCGTCCTTACCACCGCCACCACCGGCGACATCCTCGGTCGTCCCCCCAAGAACCTTTACACCCCGGTGCTCCAGAGCAAAGACAACCGCA TTGGCAACTTGCACCACAATTTTATCCAGGTGTCTGGTTCCAGTCCCAAACACTCGGCTACTATGG aGCGCGTGCCCCGCATGAACAACGCCCAGCTAGCCTCCACGGGGACCCTCCTCACCAGCAAGCACAACAACAGCTCCAGCCTGCACTTACACCCACAGCCCCCTTTCTCGCACTCCTTCCACAACCTGGCCCAGTTGCCCCCCTCCTACGAGGTGGCCATGAAACCTGAGATCAACCGCTACAGCTCCCTGAAGAAGCTCG aaaaagaTCTGGACGACTACTCTGGCTACCACACATCAAAGCGACGGCCTAACAACGCCCCTCCGTCATTCCACTCCTCCCAGCACCACCTCCACTGGGGCGGTGACTACACTCTCGGAGCCAGGGGCACCCTTCCCTTCCACTCCTCCCGGCCACGGATTCACGTGCCTACATCCACCCCCAACCCCTACCCTCTGCCAGCCCAGTCGTTGGGGTACCAGCCCGCCTTCGACAAGCCCCCACGGAGGGTCatgtcccaggaccagctcttGGCACTTGGTGAGGGCAACACCCTCTCCAGACTCTCCAAGAACCAGCAGCACCAGTACTACAAGGCTATGACCAAGAGCTCCACCTCACAGACGCTTCGCAAGTCCCACGAGAGGCTCCTAGTCTCGCCCGACCgtctggaggagaggatggggggcaTGGGCATGCCAGGGTTGGGCGGTATGGTGGGTATGGGGGGCATGGGTGACTTTGTGGGGATGGGGGTCCCGACCATGGGATGCCTCAGCCACAAAGCCCAATCACAGCAGAACGTCTGCGTCACACCCTCGCTGGACCGCCATCACATGATCAAGATGAACTCCCACCCCACATCGGGCCACGAGCTGGAGATGAGCGTGGCGGGCCATCCGGCAGGAAGCTGGGGGGACCCTCATGGGCACGGATCAGGGGCCGGGGTAGGACCAGGGAGCGGGGCGGGGACCATCGGGGGCCACAACGCACGGAGGATGGCATTCGCCACCAAGAGGCAGAACACCATCGAACAGCTCCAATACATCcctggggggggaggaggagggggagggggccaGACATTGAGAACGGCTAGTAAGAACGAGGTGACGGTGTGA
- the LOC109903648 gene encoding protein shisa-7 isoform X2, whose amino-acid sequence MRPRTYKRMFSTSLIFSLVSGLVLSAVTITTERRSSYGGPSGTTLFLLTGFGNKPMPPPPGGPKVAPKAAEMEDAQDGEPKEPETLPKPLPQIKLPQNMTAADALKPPLGAAQVAPPPRRLVDVDVCRAYYDVMGQLDNTFNCSKGTYIYCCGTCHYRYCCDHQRSRLDQKSCNNYKSPGWLDTPPTNPPPPGNRGDPDSEQLQQQSNSTAYVIGGVISVTLVVAVGIKVAFHKISRRPRNRDINMPRALVDILRSQASPVQQGERNNSTVLTTATTGDILGRPPKNLYTPVLQSKDNRKRVPRMNNAQLASTGTLLTSKHNNSSSLHLHPQPPFSHSFHNLAQLPPSYEVAMKPEINRYSSLKKLEKDLDDYSGYHTSKRRPNNAPPSFHSSQHHLHWGGDYTLGARGTLPFHSSRPRIHVPTSTPNPYPLPAQSLGYQPAFDKPPRRVMSQDQLLALGEGNTLSRLSKNQQHQYYKAMTKSSTSQTLRKSHERLLVSPDRLEERMGGMGMPGLGGMVGMGGMGDFVGMGVPTMGCLSHKAQSQQNVCVTPSLDRHHMIKMNSHPTSGHELEMSVAGHPAGSWGDPHGHGSGAGVGPGSGAGTIGGHNARRMAFATKRQNTIEQLQYIPGGGGGGGGGQTLRTASKNEVTV is encoded by the exons ATGAGGCCTAGAACCTACAAAAGGATGTTCAGCACCTCCCTCATATTTTCCCTTGTGTCCGGCCTCGTCCTTTCCGCCGTGACCATCACCACAGAGCGCCGCTCATCCTACGGCGGCCCCAGCGGCACCACCCTGTTCCTCCTCACTGGTTTTGGGAACAAACCGATGCCGCCGCCCCCTGGGGGGCCAAAGGTGGCGCCTAAAGCGGCTGAAATGGAGGACGCTCAGGACGGTGAGCCGAAAGAACCCGAAACACTCCCAAAGCCCCTCCCCCAAATCAAGCTCCCTCAGAACATGACGGCAGCTGACGCCCTCAAACCTCCGCTGGGGGCCGCCCAGGTAGCGCCACCCCCACGGCGCCTGGTGGATGTGGACGTGTGTCGGGCCTACTACGACGTCATGGGCCAGTTGGACAACACTTTCAACTGCTCCAAGGGGACCTACATCTACTGCTGCGGCACCTGCCACTACCGCTACTGTTGTGACCACCAGCGTAGCCGCCTGGACCAGAAGTCATGTAACAACTACAAGTCGCCCGGGTGGCTCGACACACCGCCGACGAACCCCCCGCCGCCGGGGAACCGGGGTGACCCAGACTCGGAGCAGCTGCAGCAGCAGAGCAACAGCACGGCGTACGTGATCGGCGGGGTGATCTCCGTCACCCTGGTGGTGGCCGTGGGCATCAAGGTGGCCTTCCACAAGATATCCCGAAGACCCCGGAACAGAGACATCAACATGCCCAG aGCCCTGGTGGACATCCTACGGAGTCAGGCCAGCCCAGTCCAACAGGGGGAGAGGAACAACAGCACCGTCCTTACCACCGCCACCACCGGCGACATCCTCGGTCGTCCCCCCAAGAACCTTTACACCCCGGTGCTCCAGAGCAAAGACAACCGCA aGCGCGTGCCCCGCATGAACAACGCCCAGCTAGCCTCCACGGGGACCCTCCTCACCAGCAAGCACAACAACAGCTCCAGCCTGCACTTACACCCACAGCCCCCTTTCTCGCACTCCTTCCACAACCTGGCCCAGTTGCCCCCCTCCTACGAGGTGGCCATGAAACCTGAGATCAACCGCTACAGCTCCCTGAAGAAGCTCG aaaaagaTCTGGACGACTACTCTGGCTACCACACATCAAAGCGACGGCCTAACAACGCCCCTCCGTCATTCCACTCCTCCCAGCACCACCTCCACTGGGGCGGTGACTACACTCTCGGAGCCAGGGGCACCCTTCCCTTCCACTCCTCCCGGCCACGGATTCACGTGCCTACATCCACCCCCAACCCCTACCCTCTGCCAGCCCAGTCGTTGGGGTACCAGCCCGCCTTCGACAAGCCCCCACGGAGGGTCatgtcccaggaccagctcttGGCACTTGGTGAGGGCAACACCCTCTCCAGACTCTCCAAGAACCAGCAGCACCAGTACTACAAGGCTATGACCAAGAGCTCCACCTCACAGACGCTTCGCAAGTCCCACGAGAGGCTCCTAGTCTCGCCCGACCgtctggaggagaggatggggggcaTGGGCATGCCAGGGTTGGGCGGTATGGTGGGTATGGGGGGCATGGGTGACTTTGTGGGGATGGGGGTCCCGACCATGGGATGCCTCAGCCACAAAGCCCAATCACAGCAGAACGTCTGCGTCACACCCTCGCTGGACCGCCATCACATGATCAAGATGAACTCCCACCCCACATCGGGCCACGAGCTGGAGATGAGCGTGGCGGGCCATCCGGCAGGAAGCTGGGGGGACCCTCATGGGCACGGATCAGGGGCCGGGGTAGGACCAGGGAGCGGGGCGGGGACCATCGGGGGCCACAACGCACGGAGGATGGCATTCGCCACCAAGAGGCAGAACACCATCGAACAGCTCCAATACATCcctggggggggaggaggagggggagggggccaGACATTGAGAACGGCTAGTAAGAACGAGGTGACGGTGTGA